One window of the Rhodococcus sovatensis genome contains the following:
- a CDS encoding penicillin-binding protein, with translation MAKLAGCSALAGALLAGVMFPLAGGFGYASNRAADTVDNVSAELVEGAVPAVSTMVDSAGNPIAWLYEQRRFEVPSDQISNEMKLAIVSIEDKRFAEHQGVDWQGTLRAFLTNTTSGQVEQGASTLDQQYVKNYQLLVVAKTDAERRAAIETTPARKIREIRMALTLDKELTKDEILTRYLNLVPFGNSSFGIQDAAQTYFGIDASQLDAKQAAMLAGMVQSSSALNPYTNEEGVTERRNIVLDTMIQNIPDRADEFRQAKTEPLGVLPVPQTLPRGCIAAGDRGFFCDYALQYLADAGISREQIDKGGYLIRTTLDPAVQNSTKAALVSNTNPSLDGVATVMNVIAPGQDSHRILAMGSSRTYGLDADADQTVQPQPYSLVGHGAGSIFKVFTTAAAMERGLGTSATLQVPRRAEVRGLGDGGARGCPANTYCVENAGNYPASLSITDALAQSPNTAFVKLIESVGVTPTVDMSVRLGLRSYANPSTSGFDEQSMADFQKSQNLGSYTLGPTWVNPLELSNVAATLASSGKWCPPTPIDAVFDREGKQVPVTQQACEQVVEPGLANTLANAMSKDDQAGGTSAAAAGSVGWTLPMGGKTGTTESHMSSGFLGYTNRYAAAVYTYGDSPTPGEICSFPLRPCGSGNLFGGNEPARTWFQAMDPVANNFGPIELPPVDQKYVRGSANGQVPDVTGQSQSSATSTLQGAGFQVTVATTANSAARGTVTGVSPSGSAIPGSTITIYVSDGSVREAPPAPAAPARPNIEIPALPPNIQIPAIPGLTAPR, from the coding sequence GTGGCGAAGCTCGCCGGATGTTCCGCACTTGCAGGTGCGCTGTTGGCCGGAGTGATGTTCCCGTTGGCAGGTGGGTTCGGCTACGCCTCGAACCGCGCAGCCGACACCGTCGACAATGTCTCGGCCGAACTCGTCGAGGGCGCGGTTCCCGCTGTCTCCACGATGGTCGACTCCGCGGGCAACCCCATCGCGTGGCTGTACGAGCAGCGTCGCTTCGAGGTGCCGAGCGACCAGATCTCCAACGAGATGAAGCTCGCCATCGTCTCCATCGAGGACAAGCGCTTCGCCGAGCACCAGGGCGTCGACTGGCAGGGCACGCTTCGTGCCTTCCTGACGAACACCACCAGCGGCCAGGTCGAACAGGGTGCGTCGACGCTCGATCAGCAGTACGTCAAGAACTACCAGCTCCTCGTGGTCGCCAAGACGGACGCCGAACGCCGCGCCGCCATCGAGACGACGCCCGCCCGTAAGATCCGCGAGATCCGGATGGCGTTGACGCTCGACAAGGAACTGACCAAGGACGAAATCCTCACCCGGTACCTCAACCTGGTTCCGTTCGGAAATTCCTCGTTCGGCATCCAGGACGCCGCGCAGACCTACTTCGGAATCGACGCGAGTCAGCTGGACGCCAAGCAGGCAGCGATGCTTGCGGGCATGGTGCAGTCCAGCTCTGCCCTGAATCCGTACACCAACGAAGAGGGCGTCACGGAACGCCGCAACATCGTGCTGGACACGATGATCCAGAACATCCCCGACCGCGCCGACGAATTCCGTCAGGCCAAGACCGAACCACTCGGCGTTCTCCCGGTGCCACAGACTCTCCCCCGCGGTTGTATTGCGGCAGGAGACCGCGGGTTCTTCTGTGACTACGCGTTGCAGTACCTGGCCGATGCCGGTATCAGCCGCGAGCAGATCGACAAGGGCGGCTACCTGATTCGCACAACGCTCGATCCCGCCGTCCAGAATTCGACCAAGGCTGCGCTCGTGTCGAACACGAACCCAAGTCTCGACGGCGTCGCCACCGTCATGAACGTCATCGCGCCCGGTCAAGACTCCCACCGCATCCTCGCGATGGGAAGCAGCCGTACGTACGGCCTCGACGCAGACGCCGATCAGACGGTCCAACCGCAGCCTTACTCGCTCGTCGGACACGGCGCCGGATCGATCTTCAAGGTGTTCACCACCGCTGCGGCGATGGAACGCGGTCTCGGTACGAGTGCGACGCTTCAGGTCCCGCGTCGCGCGGAGGTCAGGGGACTCGGCGACGGCGGCGCGCGTGGCTGCCCGGCCAACACCTACTGCGTCGAGAACGCGGGCAATTACCCGGCGTCGCTGTCCATCACCGACGCGCTCGCTCAGTCGCCCAACACGGCGTTCGTGAAGCTGATCGAGTCGGTCGGTGTCACGCCGACCGTCGACATGTCGGTTCGCCTCGGCCTGCGCTCCTACGCAAATCCCAGCACATCCGGTTTCGATGAGCAGAGCATGGCGGACTTCCAGAAGTCGCAGAACCTCGGTTCGTACACGCTCGGACCGACCTGGGTGAACCCCCTGGAGTTGTCCAACGTCGCGGCGACGCTCGCGTCCAGTGGCAAGTGGTGCCCACCCACACCGATCGACGCCGTCTTCGACCGCGAAGGTAAGCAGGTTCCGGTCACCCAGCAAGCATGCGAGCAGGTCGTGGAACCAGGTCTGGCCAACACTCTCGCCAACGCGATGAGCAAGGACGATCAAGCCGGCGGCACCTCCGCGGCGGCCGCAGGCTCGGTCGGTTGGACGCTCCCCATGGGCGGAAAGACAGGAACCACCGAGTCGCACATGTCGTCCGGGTTCCTCGGATACACCAACCGCTACGCGGCCGCCGTGTACACCTACGGCGACTCCCCCACCCCTGGTGAAATCTGCTCGTTCCCACTCCGCCCGTGTGGTTCCGGAAACCTCTTCGGCGGCAACGAACCTGCCCGTACCTGGTTCCAGGCAATGGACCCGGTAGCCAACAATTTCGGTCCCATCGAGTTGCCGCCGGTGGACCAGAAGTACGTGCGGGGTTCGGCCAACGGTCAGGTTCCGGACGTGACCGGGCAGAGCCAGAGCAGCGCCACCTCGACGCTGCAGGGCGCAGGTTTCCAAGTGACTGTGGCGACCACTGCCAACTCGGCAGCACGCGGGACTGTGACGGGTGTATCTCCGTCGGGCTCCGCAATACCGGGATCGACCATCACGATCTATGTCAGCGACGGTTCGGTCCGGGAAGCTCCCCCGGCCCCGGCCGCCCCGGCACGACCGAACATCGAGATACCGGCGTTGCCGCCGAACATCCAGATCCCGGCAATCCCGGGTCTGACGGCGCCGCGCTAA
- a CDS encoding GatB/YqeY domain-containing protein, whose product MSELKSQLRSDLTTSMKARDKLRTATIRMLLAAIQTEEVSGKEAHDLTDEQVLKVLAKESKKRGESAEIYTENGRGELAANERAEAQIIDEYLPTPLTDAELADVADTAIAQVAEEIGQRPGMKQMGQVMKAASALAAGKADGTRVSKAVKDRL is encoded by the coding sequence ATGTCCGAACTCAAGTCTCAGCTTCGATCCGACCTCACCACGTCCATGAAGGCGAGGGACAAGCTGCGTACCGCCACGATTCGCATGCTGCTCGCTGCGATTCAGACCGAAGAAGTTTCCGGCAAGGAAGCTCACGACCTGACCGACGAGCAAGTGCTGAAGGTGCTCGCGAAGGAATCGAAGAAGCGTGGGGAATCGGCAGAAATCTACACCGAGAACGGTCGCGGCGAGCTGGCTGCGAACGAACGCGCCGAGGCTCAGATCATCGACGAGTACCTTCCGACCCCGCTGACCGATGCCGAACTGGCCGATGTTGCCGATACCGCTATCGCACAGGTAGCCGAGGAAATCGGACAGCGTCCGGGCATGAAGCAGATGGGCCAGGTCATGAAGGCTGCATCGGCTCTCGCCGCGGGCAAGGCCGACGGTACCCGAGTCTCGAAGGCTGTGAAGGATCGTCTGTAG
- a CDS encoding metallophosphoesterase encodes MATAGAAALGLGYATLIERNAFTLREASMAVLEPGSASLRVLHISDLHMMPGQRLKQNWLRELDRLEPDLVVNTGDNLSHPKSVPAVVQSLGPLLSRPGLFVFGSNDYFAPKPKNPLKYFKKDHTRVLGESLPWRDLRAAFTERGWHDVTHVRRELEVAGVRIASAGVDDPHLKRDRYDTIAGQPNPLADLRLGITHSPEPRVLDKFADDGYDLVLAGHTHGGQLCLPFYGALVTNCDIDRSRVKGPSKWGTHTQLHVSAGIGTSPYAPARFCCRPEATLLTLTPAPRTGPKEGSDEGVSRSEAVVS; translated from the coding sequence CTGGCTACCGCAGGAGCTGCGGCACTTGGACTCGGATACGCCACTCTGATCGAACGCAACGCTTTCACGCTGCGTGAGGCGTCCATGGCGGTACTGGAGCCGGGCTCTGCTTCTCTCCGCGTACTGCATATCAGCGACTTGCACATGATGCCCGGTCAGCGCCTCAAGCAGAACTGGCTCCGCGAGCTCGATCGTCTGGAACCCGATCTCGTGGTCAACACGGGCGACAACCTGTCGCATCCGAAATCGGTGCCTGCCGTCGTACAGTCGCTCGGTCCACTCCTGTCGCGACCCGGGCTGTTCGTCTTCGGCAGCAACGACTACTTCGCCCCGAAGCCGAAGAATCCGCTGAAGTACTTCAAGAAGGACCACACACGCGTCCTCGGCGAATCCCTCCCCTGGCGGGATCTACGTGCGGCGTTCACCGAGCGCGGTTGGCACGATGTGACGCACGTACGTCGCGAACTGGAAGTCGCCGGTGTCCGCATCGCGTCGGCAGGCGTCGACGATCCTCACTTGAAGCGCGACCGCTACGACACCATCGCGGGTCAGCCGAATCCACTGGCCGATCTACGTCTGGGCATCACGCATTCGCCGGAGCCTCGGGTGCTCGACAAGTTCGCCGACGACGGCTACGACCTCGTTCTCGCCGGGCACACCCACGGCGGTCAACTGTGTCTGCCGTTCTACGGTGCGCTGGTGACCAATTGCGACATCGATCGCTCGCGGGTCAAAGGTCCGTCCAAGTGGGGCACGCACACGCAGCTACACGTGTCGGCCGGTATCGGTACGTCGCCGTACGCTCCCGCGCGTTTCTGCTGCCGACCGGAAGCGACTCTCCTGACGCTCACCCCAGCACCACGTACTGGCCCAAAAGAGGGCTCGGACGAGGGCGTTTCGCGTTCCGAGGCAGTCGTAAGCTAG
- a CDS encoding ClC family H(+)/Cl(-) exchange transporter, translated as MNRGTRARTAGSPEALGLWRLCAVASICGVVIGFVGGAFRWCLRQADELRLELLQWAHAAPAPALLIPIAITASGAGLAALIVKWTPLAAGSGIQHVEAVARGEAQSPPLRVIPAKFFGGLLSIGSGLVLGREGPTVHMGAAVGAEAGRRARLNSADSVSMQSSVAGAGLAVAFNAPIGGAVFVFEEVTKSFRMRTVLPTLIAVAVGTGCSRIINGDRPDFFVGGVDTPSIALLPYFVVFGLTAGILGVLYNKMILGSLEVAESFDDVPPTVRAVLIGAVVGALMTMDQAYAGGGDALVQSLIGGGNPAVAILVGFLAIRLITGPLSYASATPGGLFAPLLALGALWGALIAGITDAVVPELYTPSLPAMIVVGMAALFGAVVRAPITGIVIVMEMTAVTSVAVPMIAATAAAVLVAQLAGSPPIYDSLRHRMLGDG; from the coding sequence ATGAACCGTGGGACACGAGCTCGAACAGCGGGCAGTCCGGAGGCACTCGGGCTGTGGCGGCTGTGCGCGGTGGCGAGCATCTGCGGAGTGGTGATCGGGTTCGTCGGAGGAGCGTTCAGATGGTGCCTTCGGCAAGCGGACGAGTTGCGGCTCGAGCTTCTGCAGTGGGCTCACGCCGCGCCGGCGCCCGCACTGTTGATCCCCATCGCCATCACTGCCAGTGGAGCCGGCCTTGCCGCGTTGATCGTGAAGTGGACCCCTCTGGCCGCCGGCAGCGGTATTCAACACGTCGAGGCCGTCGCCAGGGGAGAGGCTCAGTCCCCGCCTCTTCGAGTAATCCCGGCGAAGTTCTTCGGGGGATTGCTCTCGATCGGTTCTGGACTGGTACTGGGCCGTGAAGGACCCACCGTGCACATGGGAGCGGCGGTCGGGGCGGAGGCGGGTCGTCGCGCGCGACTGAACAGCGCGGATTCTGTGTCGATGCAATCCTCGGTTGCCGGCGCCGGTCTCGCCGTAGCTTTCAACGCTCCCATCGGGGGAGCCGTGTTCGTCTTCGAGGAAGTAACGAAGTCGTTCCGCATGCGGACCGTGCTCCCCACCCTGATTGCGGTTGCCGTCGGGACAGGCTGTTCGCGAATCATCAACGGGGACAGACCGGATTTCTTCGTCGGCGGCGTCGACACACCGTCGATCGCGCTACTGCCGTACTTCGTCGTCTTCGGATTGACCGCAGGAATCCTCGGGGTTCTGTACAACAAGATGATACTCGGATCGCTCGAGGTCGCCGAGAGCTTCGACGACGTGCCGCCCACGGTCCGCGCAGTACTCATCGGCGCAGTCGTCGGCGCGCTGATGACGATGGACCAGGCCTACGCCGGTGGCGGTGACGCACTGGTGCAGTCGCTGATCGGGGGCGGAAATCCAGCGGTGGCGATACTCGTCGGGTTCCTGGCCATCCGCTTGATCACTGGGCCGCTGTCCTACGCTTCGGCGACGCCAGGCGGATTGTTCGCGCCACTGCTCGCACTCGGTGCCCTCTGGGGTGCCCTGATCGCGGGGATCACCGACGCAGTCGTGCCGGAGCTGTACACCCCGTCCCTCCCCGCGATGATCGTCGTCGGAATGGCCGCGCTGTTCGGTGCGGTGGTGCGAGCCCCGATCACCGGCATCGTCATCGTCATGGAGATGACCGCGGTGACGTCGGTGGCCGTGCCGATGATCGCCGCGACCGCTGCTGCCGTCCTCGTCGCGCAGCTCGCTGGATCACCGCCGATCTACGACAGTCTGCGTCACCGAATGCTGGGCGACGGGTGA
- a CDS encoding LLM class F420-dependent oxidoreductase, whose protein sequence is MTNFGYTLMTEQSGPKELVKYAAGAEDVGFDFEVMSDHYSPWLSSMGHSPYAWTTLGAVAQVTERVELMTFVTCPIMRYHPAVVAQKAATLQILADGRFTLGLGSGENLNEHVVGEGWPSVDKRQDMFVEALEIIEQLFEGGLVTYEGKHFRVDSARIWDMPEAGVPIGIAAGGEKAIARFADYGHHLIATEPDPDLVKAWADNHRGPARAIGQIPISWDPDRDAAIERAHDRFRWFAGGWAVNADLPTTAGFAGATKFVRKEDVAETIPCGPDLDAIVEAVKPYWEAGYTDIALVQVGDETQERFLAEAAGPLLEKLRAESAG, encoded by the coding sequence ATGACGAATTTCGGCTACACACTCATGACCGAGCAGTCCGGTCCGAAAGAACTGGTGAAGTACGCGGCCGGCGCCGAGGATGTCGGTTTCGACTTCGAGGTGATGAGCGATCACTACTCGCCGTGGTTGTCCTCGATGGGCCACTCGCCGTATGCCTGGACCACATTGGGCGCCGTCGCGCAGGTCACCGAACGTGTCGAATTGATGACCTTCGTGACGTGTCCGATCATGCGGTACCACCCTGCTGTCGTCGCGCAGAAAGCTGCCACGCTCCAGATTCTCGCCGACGGTCGGTTCACACTCGGTCTCGGCAGCGGTGAGAACCTCAACGAGCACGTCGTCGGTGAGGGGTGGCCGTCGGTCGACAAGCGTCAGGACATGTTCGTCGAGGCGCTGGAGATCATCGAGCAGCTGTTCGAGGGCGGACTGGTCACGTACGAAGGCAAACACTTCCGTGTCGACTCGGCACGAATCTGGGACATGCCCGAGGCAGGTGTCCCCATCGGCATCGCGGCCGGCGGGGAGAAGGCGATCGCGCGTTTCGCGGACTACGGCCATCACTTGATCGCCACCGAGCCGGATCCCGACCTGGTGAAGGCATGGGCGGACAACCATCGGGGACCGGCGAGGGCGATCGGACAGATCCCGATTTCGTGGGACCCGGACAGGGACGCCGCTATCGAGCGCGCGCATGATCGGTTCCGTTGGTTCGCTGGTGGTTGGGCGGTCAACGCGGATCTGCCGACGACTGCGGGGTTCGCCGGCGCCACGAAGTTCGTCAGGAAAGAGGATGTGGCAGAGACTATTCCGTGTGGACCCGACCTCGATGCGATCGTCGAGGCCGTCAAACCGTACTGGGAGGCCGGCTACACCGATATCGCGCTCGTTCAGGTCGGCGACGAGACACAGGAGAGATTCCTTGCCGAGGCAGCGGGGCCGCTGCTCGAGAAGCTGCGAGCCGAATCAGCAGGCTGA
- a CDS encoding HAD family hydrolase, with protein MTSTAGAVLFDIDGTLVDSNYVHVDTWSRAFADVGVEVPSWRIHRCIGMDGDKLLEALVGSADSAAALEAKDLHSRYYSEASGRLQVLPGARELLQRTSSTGLTVVLATSAPESELAHLRDLLDVEDIVSVVTSSEDADVAKPSPEIVEVALDRAGVEPAHAVMIGDSVWDMKASRTVGVTGIGVLSGGISDAELRSAGAEAVFDDPADLVERFGESPIARLADLSTIKNSGANA; from the coding sequence ATGACATCGACCGCAGGCGCAGTTCTGTTCGACATCGACGGCACACTGGTCGATTCGAACTATGTGCACGTCGACACCTGGTCGCGTGCGTTCGCCGATGTTGGTGTGGAGGTGCCTTCGTGGAGGATTCACCGCTGCATCGGCATGGACGGCGACAAGTTGCTCGAAGCGCTCGTCGGCTCTGCCGACAGTGCTGCCGCGCTCGAAGCGAAGGATCTGCACAGCCGCTATTACAGTGAAGCGAGCGGACGCCTCCAAGTACTTCCGGGCGCTCGGGAACTGTTGCAGCGCACGAGTAGTACTGGGTTGACCGTAGTGCTCGCTACCTCTGCGCCCGAGAGTGAACTCGCTCACCTGCGCGATCTCCTGGACGTCGAGGACATCGTGTCGGTCGTAACCTCCTCGGAGGACGCGGATGTTGCGAAGCCGAGCCCCGAAATCGTCGAGGTCGCACTGGATCGTGCGGGTGTCGAGCCCGCGCACGCAGTCATGATCGGTGACAGTGTCTGGGACATGAAGGCCTCGCGCACAGTGGGAGTCACTGGAATCGGCGTGCTCAGTGGGGGCATTTCGGATGCCGAGTTGCGCTCGGCAGGAGCAGAAGCCGTATTCGACGACCCCGCCGATCTAGTCGAACGCTTCGGTGAGAGTCCCATTGCGAGGCTCGCCGATCTGTCCACGATCAAGAACTCAGGAGCCAATGCATGA
- a CDS encoding DNA starvation/stationary phase protection protein produces MSNPISSTLDAGQQKIAGDALQGTVVDLIDLSLIAKQAHWNVIGRNFRSVHLGLDELVAAARDFTDEAAERATAIGVSPDGRAATVSASAGTKGFGEGWTKDEQVTAAIVDNLAAVIDRLRARIADTEAADPVTQDLLISITARLEQLHWMWQAQID; encoded by the coding sequence ATGAGTAATCCGATCTCGAGCACCCTCGACGCAGGCCAACAGAAGATCGCTGGAGATGCGTTGCAGGGCACTGTAGTCGACTTGATCGACCTGTCGTTGATCGCAAAGCAGGCGCACTGGAACGTCATCGGACGGAACTTCCGGTCGGTGCACCTCGGCCTCGACGAACTGGTTGCGGCGGCCCGTGATTTCACCGATGAGGCGGCCGAACGTGCCACGGCAATCGGTGTCAGCCCCGACGGCCGCGCTGCAACCGTCAGCGCGTCGGCTGGAACCAAGGGATTCGGCGAGGGTTGGACCAAGGACGAGCAGGTCACTGCTGCAATCGTGGACAATCTCGCTGCAGTGATCGATCGGCTGCGCGCTCGCATCGCCGATACCGAGGCGGCCGATCCGGTTACCCAGGACTTGCTGATTTCCATCACGGCTCGCTTGGAGCAGCTGCACTGGATGTGGCAAGCCCAGATCGACTGA